One part of the Corallococcus soli genome encodes these proteins:
- a CDS encoding cytochrome c-type biogenesis protein: protein MNAVLVSLTLALGLATGQFAPQQAASDPLAPAREARVQVLAKQLRCAVCQGLSVADSPSSMARAQLDKVRELVSEGKTDEEIVDYFVARYGEWVLLEPRAEGFNWFVWLGPVALVLGGLFVILRQRQPLPESAAPAEAATASSPSSPPAPSTDDADPYLQAVRRELER, encoded by the coding sequence ATGAATGCCGTCCTCGTCTCGTTGACCCTCGCCCTGGGCCTTGCCACGGGGCAGTTCGCGCCGCAGCAGGCCGCGAGTGATCCGCTCGCGCCGGCCCGCGAGGCGCGCGTGCAGGTGTTGGCGAAGCAGCTGCGCTGCGCGGTGTGCCAGGGCCTGTCCGTGGCGGACAGCCCGTCGTCGATGGCGCGCGCGCAGCTGGACAAGGTGCGCGAGCTGGTCTCCGAGGGCAAGACGGACGAGGAGATCGTCGACTACTTCGTGGCGCGCTACGGCGAGTGGGTGCTGCTGGAGCCGCGCGCGGAGGGCTTCAACTGGTTCGTGTGGTTGGGGCCGGTGGCGCTCGTACTGGGCGGCCTCTTCGTCATCCTCCGGCAGCGGCAGCCATTGCCCGAGAGCGCCGCCCCCGCCGAAGCGGCGACGGCCTCCTCTCCTTCTTCCCCCCCGGCGCCGTCGACGGACGACGCCGACCCCTACCTCCAGGCCGTGCGCCGGGAGCTGGAGCGCTAA
- a CDS encoding TlpA family protein disulfide reductase: MKRWRFPAAFAVVAAALLFVLFKGFGRNPHEVPFMLKGAPAPAFVLKPIGGGEDVKLADLQGRPVVLNFWASWCGPCKYEHPVLEWGAREMGSQAVFMGVVFEDTEENARDFLRRMGASFPQLMDERSRMAVDYGVAGVPETYFIDAQGIIRGKHVGPIDPQTLATRVRELSQPAAPTTAEAARQH; the protein is encoded by the coding sequence ATGAAGCGCTGGCGGTTCCCGGCGGCCTTCGCGGTGGTGGCGGCGGCGCTGCTGTTCGTCCTCTTCAAGGGGTTCGGACGCAACCCGCATGAGGTGCCCTTCATGCTCAAGGGGGCGCCCGCGCCGGCCTTCGTGCTCAAGCCCATTGGCGGCGGCGAGGACGTGAAGCTCGCGGACCTCCAGGGCCGCCCGGTGGTGCTCAACTTCTGGGCGTCGTGGTGCGGGCCCTGCAAGTACGAGCACCCCGTGCTGGAGTGGGGCGCGCGGGAGATGGGCTCGCAGGCCGTGTTCATGGGCGTCGTCTTCGAGGACACCGAAGAGAACGCGCGCGACTTCCTGCGCCGCATGGGCGCCAGCTTCCCGCAGCTCATGGACGAGCGCTCCCGCATGGCGGTGGACTACGGCGTCGCGGGCGTGCCGGAGACGTACTTCATCGACGCGCAGGGCATCATCCGCGGCAAGCACGTGGGTCCCATCGATCCGCAGACGCTGGCGACGCGCGTGCGGGAGCTGTCACAGCCCGCCGCGCCCACCACCGCCGAAGCCGCGCGCCAGCACTGA
- a CDS encoding zinc ribbon domain-containing protein gives MQCPECGESAADVRLMYCEQCGAKMPARPADAPRPSARNSRPSRPASEPAYASELMEEEEEDRRERTGTRRPVAPAAAAEVADEDPYTGPRWLKDVPGHSQSVLGVGLVAFSLVLSILPFFPNVGVLGSTLTLVGGVALVARELRRSGEAPGWVDHVPLVLMRPEVPAAYTLLLAALTLKLAGPNLLLPLWLAGTLLVGVEQYKQVIAGPDGVSRQFDVRSLLRFPRVVALAGVAVCLVALYLPWGRTLADGSPVPDNAPVPGSVQAGPPELRVIPSNRPADDSLYSAGGGSVTRSGWDVPMSELPLLALLALLVIAALHPEVEPPAFLRWVPLGAVSVSLLWALASVRLAVGPFAFLFGLGAAGFLAVRQALGRDGPDARLPPEDDAYDDAYDPAQDGETERDTG, from the coding sequence ATGCAGTGCCCCGAGTGCGGTGAGAGCGCGGCGGATGTCCGGCTGATGTACTGCGAGCAGTGTGGCGCGAAGATGCCGGCACGTCCCGCGGATGCGCCGCGCCCCAGCGCCCGGAACTCGCGCCCCAGCCGCCCCGCCTCGGAGCCCGCGTACGCGTCGGAGCTGATGGAAGAGGAGGAGGAGGACCGCCGGGAGCGCACGGGGACGCGGCGTCCGGTGGCGCCGGCCGCCGCCGCCGAGGTCGCGGACGAGGACCCCTACACGGGGCCGCGCTGGCTCAAGGACGTGCCGGGCCACTCGCAGAGCGTGCTGGGCGTGGGGCTGGTGGCGTTCTCGCTGGTGCTGTCCATCCTCCCCTTCTTCCCCAACGTGGGCGTGCTGGGCTCCACGCTGACGCTCGTGGGCGGGGTGGCGCTGGTCGCGCGCGAGCTGCGCCGCAGTGGAGAGGCGCCGGGCTGGGTGGACCACGTGCCGCTGGTGCTGATGCGGCCGGAGGTGCCCGCCGCGTACACGCTGCTGCTGGCGGCGCTCACGCTGAAGCTCGCGGGCCCCAACCTGCTGCTGCCCCTGTGGTTGGCGGGCACGCTGCTGGTGGGCGTGGAGCAGTACAAGCAGGTCATCGCGGGCCCGGATGGCGTGAGCCGCCAGTTCGACGTCCGGTCGCTGCTCCGGTTTCCCCGGGTGGTGGCGCTGGCGGGCGTCGCGGTGTGCCTCGTCGCCCTCTACCTGCCCTGGGGCAGGACGCTGGCGGACGGCTCCCCCGTGCCGGACAACGCGCCGGTGCCGGGGAGCGTGCAGGCTGGCCCCCCCGAGCTGCGGGTGATTCCCAGCAACCGGCCCGCGGACGACTCGCTCTACAGCGCGGGCGGCGGGAGCGTGACGCGCTCCGGGTGGGACGTGCCCATGTCGGAGCTGCCGCTGCTCGCGCTCCTGGCGCTGCTCGTCATCGCCGCGCTGCACCCGGAGGTGGAGCCTCCGGCCTTCCTGCGCTGGGTGCCGCTGGGCGCCGTCAGCGTGAGCCTCCTCTGGGCGCTCGCCAGCGTGCGGCTGGCCGTGGGGCCCTTCGCCTTCCTCTTCGGCCTGGGCGCGGCGGGCTTCCTGGCGGTGCGCCAGGCCCTGGGCCGCGACGGGCCGGACGCCCGGCTCCCCCCGGAGGACGACGCGTACGATGACGCCTATGACCCCGCCCAGGATGGGGAGACCGAGCGCGACACCGGCTGA
- a CDS encoding tetratricopeptide repeat protein, with product MQPEPTNWLPGIIVLAVAFVLAAAWLLFQRRRTGAAPDAAAAAVKADGTTEDLSQRAQSLIEQLRTLEAEKHHFTAEHYTAEKSRLEHEAAAALRARDEHQKRQAAGVTAPARNVPAPTGWAARNPQMVGALWGAGVVVFFGGLGYLLVAEQKPREDGQMTGATPPGMGAQQQEAAGMAQQQDDELQQARERLASNPGDVEAAAILSHELIRQQQFPEAMKVTHKGLSVDPFNVELRVHRGVLRAAASGDLEGAEQELVELVNSWPDAQEALIFLGSLSLRRGDKAGALEYFERFTVEVPKNMQPPQLAPAIAQLRAEVARQ from the coding sequence ATGCAGCCCGAGCCCACCAACTGGTTGCCCGGAATCATCGTCCTCGCGGTCGCCTTCGTACTGGCCGCCGCGTGGCTCCTCTTCCAGCGTCGCAGGACGGGCGCGGCGCCCGACGCGGCGGCGGCCGCGGTGAAGGCGGACGGGACGACGGAGGACCTGTCGCAGCGGGCGCAGTCGCTCATCGAGCAGCTGCGCACGCTGGAGGCGGAGAAGCACCACTTCACCGCGGAGCACTACACGGCGGAGAAGTCGCGCCTGGAGCACGAGGCGGCGGCCGCGCTGCGCGCCCGGGACGAGCACCAGAAGCGGCAGGCGGCCGGGGTGACGGCGCCCGCGCGCAACGTGCCGGCGCCCACGGGCTGGGCCGCGCGCAACCCGCAGATGGTGGGAGCGCTGTGGGGCGCGGGCGTGGTGGTCTTCTTCGGAGGGCTGGGCTACCTGCTGGTCGCCGAGCAGAAGCCGCGCGAAGACGGGCAGATGACGGGGGCGACGCCGCCGGGCATGGGCGCCCAGCAGCAGGAAGCCGCGGGCATGGCCCAGCAGCAGGACGACGAGCTGCAGCAGGCCCGTGAGCGGCTCGCGTCGAACCCGGGGGACGTGGAGGCCGCGGCAATATTGAGCCACGAGCTCATCCGCCAGCAGCAGTTCCCGGAGGCGATGAAGGTGACGCACAAGGGGCTGTCGGTGGATCCCTTCAACGTGGAGCTGCGGGTGCACCGGGGCGTGCTGCGCGCGGCGGCGTCCGGAGACCTGGAGGGCGCGGAGCAGGAGCTCGTCGAACTGGTGAACTCGTGGCCGGACGCGCAGGAGGCGCTCATCTTCCTGGGCAGCCTGTCGCTGCGCCGGGGCGACAAGGCCGGAGCGCTGGAGTACTTCGAGCGCTTCACCGTGGAGGTGCCGAAGAACATGCAGCCGCCGCAGCTCGCCCCCGCCATCGCGCAGCTCCGGGCGGAAGTGGCGCGGCAGTAG